From the genome of Anopheles moucheti chromosome 3, idAnoMoucSN_F20_07, whole genome shotgun sequence, one region includes:
- the LOC128301271 gene encoding cuticle protein-like: MLKLVVLSAVLAVVAARPGALTYAPYAYAPAAYIAKPEIYYQKSIIEEPTVAHVGSLVKTIPTAVSHQSSTIVHNSAKITEPIYAPAVKQTLVSTPIAKTTYIAAPAAYAYAAPALAYHDAYAYHHL; encoded by the exons ATGCTGAAGTTG GTGGTGCTGTCCGCTGTACTGGCCGTCGTTGCCGCTCGTCCCGGTGCCCTCACGTACGCCCCGTACGCGTACGCACCGGCCGCTTACATCGCCAAACCAGAGATCTactaccagaagagcatcatCGAGGAACCGACGGTGGCGCACGTTGGCAGTCTGGTGAAAACCATCCCGACCGCCGTGTCGCACCAGAGCTCCACCATCGTGCACAACTCGGCCAAAATCACCGAGCCGATCTACGCACCGGCCGTGAAGCAGACGCTGGTTTCGACCCCGATCGCCAAGACGACCTACATCGCAGCGCCGGCGGCCTATGCTTATGCTGCCCCCGCGTTGGCCTATCACGATGCTTACGCTTACCATCATCTGTAA
- the LOC128301267 gene encoding uncharacterized protein LOC128301267 yields MSRFVQVLVLVAFVAGVLGQDTTNDASTVSPQDIYDLSEDDFKLWLSGRQPKAWEGGSSNTSPSVITTTPRTTTPVSVFRTTTPATTPSTPSFLTTATTSTTIRPTDPFSDGKSWFEEEDTATARPAVLGEQFKPAGEDFEQWLERQMNRVQEVSFVSQTTLTGDQLAGAGLVTRLTTIRNRIPTTTFHSVPVTDFAPVTTPTPHAIPAPTYLPAGQGSIGSAASSGALDLQQWLRDQLQTSQRLTDNLLVQWGPSGAIVRSDGHHYTPNAVSYQTSALIHGLQGVAHSGHVRNEPIPVTAQHRPTPNVPRRVFYPAGSFIYSHPQVPQYGSFVGHQTPLVIKYH; encoded by the exons ATGTCGCGATTCGTGCAAGTG CTGGTTCTGGTGGCCTTCGTTGCGGGTGTGCTGGGCCAGGATACGACCAACGACGCCAGCACGGTATCTCCTCAAGATATCTACGATCTTTCCGAGGACGACTTCAAGCTGTGGCTCTCCGGACGGCAACCGAAGGCATGGGAGGGAGGATCTTCAAACACCAGCCCATCGGTGATCACGACCACTCCGCGCACGACTACGCCCGTGTCCGTGTTCCGAACGACAACACCTGCCACGACGCCAAGTACGCCCAGCTTCCtgaccaccgccaccaccagcacaacCATTAGACCAACGGACCCCTTCTCGGATGGCAAGTCTTGGTTCGAGGAGGAAGACACAGCCACGGCTAGACCCGCGGTGCTCGGCGAGCAGTTCAAACCAGCCGGTGAAGACTTTGAGCAATGGCTCGAACGTCAGATGAACCGCGTGCAGGAGGTGTCGTTCGTTTCGCAGACGACCTTGACGGGAGATCAGCTGGCGGGAGCGGGACTCGTCACCCGTCTGACAACTATTCGTAACCGGATTCCCACAACTACCTTCCACTCGGTACCAGTGACAGATTTCGCTCCAGTTACCACCCCAACTCCACATGCGATACCTGCGCCCACTTATCTACCGGCCGGGCAAGGTTCGATTGGTTCCGCTGCTTCCTCAGGAGCGCTCGATCTTCAGCAATGGTTGCGAGATCAGTTACAAACGTCGCAGCGTCTGACCGATAATCTGCTTGTCCAATGGGGCCCTAGTGGCGCTATCGTCCGTTCCGATGGTCACCATTACACGCCGAATGCCGTATCCTACCAAACGTCTGCCCTCATTCACGGTCTTCAGGGTGTGGCCCACAGTGGTCATGTTCGGAACGAACCCATTCCTGTTACCGCACAGCATCGCCCAACACCCAACGTGCCGAGACGCGTCTTCTACCCAGCCGGGAGCTTCATTTACTCTCATCCCCAAGTGCCACAGTACGGTTCGTTCGTGGGCCACCAAACACCGCTCGTCATCAAATACCACTAA
- the LOC128301268 gene encoding cuticle protein-like: MFRLVVLSALLAVAAAAPGYEHSSPLAYSTLVAAAPTLVAQKEISYQKSIIEEPTVAHVGTVLKTIPTGVTHTSSAVVHDTKVHENVYAPTVKKTVVSTPVEKTTYVQAAAPVVHAAPAVYAAPVQTVYAAPVAKTYTYEAPVAKTYVHAAPVAKTYVHAAPAAVAYEAAPVSYVAPLAKTAYVSSYPSVYSAPAVYASQYH, encoded by the exons atgTTCCGATTG GTGGTGTTGTCCGCTCTTCTTGCCGTTGCCGCTGCTGCCCCAGGATACGAGCACTCCAGCCCGCTGGCCTACTCGACCCTTGTTGCTGCCGCGCCGACCCTCGTCGCCCAGAAGGAGATCtcgtaccagaagagcatcatCGAGGAGCCGACGGTGGCGCATGTTGGAACCGTGCTGAAGACCATCCCGACCGGTGTGACGCACACCAGCTCGGCCGTGGTGCACGACACGAAGGTGCACGAGAATGTGTATGCTCCGACCGTGAAGAAGACCGTGGTGTCGACGCCGGTTGAGAAGACGACGTACGTCCAGGCTGCTGCCCCTGTTGTCCATGCCGCCCCGGCTGTCTACGCTGCACCGGTCCAGACTGTCTATGCTGCTCCAGTGGCCAAGACCTACACCTATGAGGCGCCAGTTGCCAAGACCTACGTCCATGCTGCCCCAGTTGCCAAGACCTACGTCCATGCTGCCCCAGCTGCCGTCGCCTACGAGGCCGCTCCGGTGTCCTATGTTGCTCCTCTGGCCAAGACTGCCTACGTCAGCAGCTACCCGTCGGTGTACTCCGCCCCGGCCGTCTATGCCAGCCAGTACCACTAA
- the LOC128301269 gene encoding pupal cuticle protein C1B-like, whose translation MFRLVVLSVVLAVAAAAPGFIHESPLAYSSVVAAAPALVAQKEISYQKNIIEEPAVAHVGTIEKSVPTGYSHQSFTQYHNKQVAEQVYAPAVKKTVVSTPVEKTTYVQAAAPVVHAAPAVYAAPVQTVYAAPVAKTYVHAAPVAKTYVHAAPAAVAYDAAPVSYVAPLKTSYVSSYPSVYSAPAVYAHDFN comes from the coding sequence ATGTTCCGATTGGTGGTGTTGTCCGTTGTTCTCGCCGTTGCCGCTGCCGCACCGGGGTTCATCCACGAGAGCCCGCTCGCTTACTCGTCGGTGGTCGCGGCTGCTCCGGCCCTCGTCGCCCAGAAGGAGATCTCGTACCAGAAGAACATCATCGAGGAGCCGGCGGTGGCGCACGTCGGTACGATTGAGAAGTCCGTCCCGACTGGCTACTCGCACCAGAGCTTCACCCAGTACCACAACAAGCAGGTCGCTGAACAGGTGTACGCTCCGGCCGTGAAGAAGACCGTGGTGTCGACGCCGGTTGAGAAGACGACTTACGTCCAGGCTGCTGCCCCTGTTGTCCATGCCGCCCCGGCTGTCTACGCTGCACCGGTCCAGACTGTCTATGCTGCTCCAGTGGCCAAGACCTACGTCCATGCTGCCCCAGTGGCCAAGACCTACGTCCATGCTGCCCCAGCTGCCGTCGCCTACGATGCCGCTCCGGTGTCTTACGTCGCCCCTCTGAAGACGTCCTACGTCAGCAGCTACCCGTCGGTGTACTCCGCCCCGGCCGTCTATGCTCACGATTTCAACTAA
- the LOC128304917 gene encoding hatching enzyme 1.2-like, whose protein sequence is MGGAMGWLRLVVALVVAVVLGAVADARVIGSSRRYRDYDFDFSHLGEALYGSHDTAAIGELVRAWSRSHNGSTVNPEELGTYAEGDIHQPLIERNALKFTSSKWKKGIVPYEFSDEFSIGELAKLFSAIEQFHQKTCIRFVPRTKERDYVVIEGRSSGCWSAVGRMGGRQVLNLQRSGCLQMEGTIVHELMHVLGFLHEHTRHDRDRYVNIFFRNVRPNLVSNFGRESESQTTTLGMPYDYGSVMHYSRTAFSKNGKPTLEPKIKYSGQLGQRVGFSVKDVQKINKLYCHR, encoded by the exons ATGGGCGGCGCGATGGGTTGGCTGCGCCTGGTGGTGGCACTGGTGGTTGCTGTGGTTCTGGGTGCGGTTGCTGATGCTCGTGTTATCGGCAGTAGTCGAAGGTACCGTGACTACGATTTTGACTTTTCGCACCTGGGCGAAGCGCTGTACGGCAGCCACGATACGGCGGCGATCGGCGAGCTGGTACGCGCGTGGTCCCGGTCGCACAACGGGAGCACTGTCAATCCGGAGGAGCTGGGAACGTACGCCGAGGGTGACATCCATCAGCCGCTGATCGAACGGAACGCGCTCAAGTTTACCAGCAGCAAGTGGAAGAAGGGTATAGTGCCATACGAGTTCAGTGACGAGTTTT CAATCGGTGAACTGGCGAAGCTGTTTTCGGCGATCGAGCAGTTCCATCAGAAAACCTGCATCCGGTTTGTGCCGCGCACCAAGGAACGCGACTACGTCGTAATCGAGGGTCGCAGCTCCGGATGCTGGTCCGCGGTAGGACGGATGGGTGGCCGCCAGGTGCTGAACCTCCAGCGCAGCGGGTGCCTGCAGATGGAGGGCACGATCGTGCATGAGCTGATGCATGTGCTGGGCTTCCTGCACGAGCACACGCGCCACGATCGGGATCGGTACGTGAACATCTTCTTCCGAAATGTGCGCCCGAACCTCGTCAGCAACTTTGGGCGCGAGAGTGAATCGCAAACGACGACGCTCGGCATGCCGTACGATTATGGCAGCGTTATGCACTACTCCAGAACGGCGTTCAGCAAAAACGGCAAACCGACGTTGGAACCGAAG ATTAAGTACAGCGGGCAGCTTGGACAGCGCGTCGGCTTTTCGGTGAAGGATGTACAGAAAATCAATAAGCTCTACTGTCATCGGTGA